GCGTGAACACCCGAGACGGATGAGTCGCGAGGAAGTGCAGCAGCTGGAACTCCTTGTACGTCAGATCCAACGGCCTGCCGTGCAGCTTGGCGGAGTAGGACTGCTCGTCGATCGTGATGCCCGAGGCCTGAACGTGGGCGGGGGCCACGGCATCCGCCCGCGCCAGCGCGAGCCGCAGCCTGGCGTCGATCTCGGCAGGTCCCGCCGTGCACAGCAGCACGTCGTCGAATCCCCAGTCGGACGCGATAGCGCTGAGACCACCCTCGGTGACCACGAGCAGCACCGGCGTCTCACCTCCCGCGGTGCGCAGCAGCCGGCACGCCGCCCGGGCCGCGACGAGATCGCCTCGCGCGTCGACGACGACGACGTCGCTCTCGGGCAGGTCGAGAAGACGGGTGGTGTCGAGAGGGTGGCGGCGGATGCCGTGCGACAGCAGCTCGAGCGCGGGCAGTGCCGGATCCCCTTCGGGAGCGGAGGTGAGTGCCAGCACGAGGACCACGCGTCAATGCTAGTGGCGGGCGCAACCCGCATGACGGGAAGCCGCAGGCGGCATGCCGGCTGCCCGCAGGTGCGGCCGTTACGATGTCACCATGTCTGAACCGGCCTCCGCCCCGCGCAGCGACTTCCGTGGCATGGTCGCGGTCTGGATCGCCTCCCTGGTGGTCGCGGTCACCCTCGGCATCGTGCTGCCCGAGGAGGACAGGGTCGGCTGGCTGCTGATCGCCTTCGGCGGGATCGTGCTCGTGTCGTTCGCGGTTCAGCTCGCCTCCGGTCGCGCACAGGGATTCATCGTGCGGGTGGCGGGAAGCGTGGTCGGCGCGTTGATGATCATGGGCGCGGTGTCGGCGGTCTTCGGCATCGCCGCGCTCGCCACGGCGCTCTGACGTCGACTCGGCCCGCGCTGGGGAGGGGGCCCGCTCCGCGGGCGAGGGGTAGAGTGGGCGCATGGACCTCGTCGCGCTCGAATTCTTCTTCCTCGGCCTGCTGGGGCTGGCGAGCCTCGCGATCGCCTTCGTCTCCGGCGTCGTGCTCGTCAACCTGTTCCGCGGCCAGCGCTGATCCGACGCCGTCGTGATCGAGCTGCCCACCGACCTGCCGGCTGATCTCGCGCCCCTGTCGTGGCTGCTCGGTGTCTGGGAGGGCACCGGGGTCATCGAGTACACCGCGGGCGAGCAGCGCTACCAGGGCGAGTTCTCGCACCGGGTGAGCTTCAGCCACGACGGCGGTCCGTTCCTGAACTACGCCGCATCCGCTTCCTTCCTCGGAGCCGAGGGTGCCGATGAGCCGGTCGCCCTGCTCGCCGAGACGGGCTTCTGGCGCCTCGCGCAGCCGCGCACGGATGCCGATCCGGGGCCCGCTCTGCTTCCGCCCACCGCACAGTCTCAGCCGCGAACCGTCGACGACGTCGAGGCGCTGCGCACCGACGACGGCTTCCCGCTCGAGGTTTCGGTGACCCACTCCGACGGAACGCTCGAGCTCTACCTGGGCCGCATCGCCGGCCCGCGCATCGACATCGCCACGGATGCGGTGGTTCGTCCGGCCGGATCGAAGCCGTACTCCGCCGCCACCCGCATGTACGGGCTGGTCGACGGTCACCTGCTCTGGGCCTGGGACATCACCGCCCTCGGCGAGAAGCTGAAGTCGCACGCGTCGGCTCGCCTGGCGAAGGTCTGACATGGGCGCGTTCGACGACCTCCCCGGCGCGGTGCGCGAGGGTGAGCTGATCGCGCACTTCGGCAACCCGCTCGTCGAGCAGCGGCGGCTGGCATCCGGTGAGGCGCTCGCACCTCTCACCGACCGGGTGCTCATCGAGGTCGCAGGCGTCGACCGGTTGACCTGGCTCGACTCGATCACCTCGCAGTCGGTGGCGCGGCTGCACGCGGGCGACAGCACCGAGCTGCTCGTGCTCGATCCGCAGGGCCGGGTCGAGTACGCCGCGGGCGTGCTCGACGACGGCTCGTCCGTCTGGCTGATCGCCGACGACGGGGATGCCGAGAAGCTGACCGCGTGGCTGAGCCGCATGGTCTTCCGCTCGCGTGTCGCCGTCACGCCACGACCGGACGCGCTGCTGGTCGGGTTCTTCGCCGGCGGCGCGGCCGAGGCTCGCGTCACAGCATCCGCTCCGCATGGCGTCCCGCTGATCTGGCGCGACCCGTGGGCGCGCGTGCAACCCGGCGGGCACCAGTACGCCGCCGAAGCCGGGCATCCCGCCGCGGACTACGCCTGGGGCATCGCCGTCGTCGATGACGCTCGCTCCCTCACCGGTCCGTTCGCGGGGGCGCTCGCCGCAGAGGCGCTGCGCGTCGCCGCCTGGCGGCCGCGCTGGGCGCGTGAGGTGGACGATCGCAGCATCCCGCACGAGGCCGACTGGATCCGCAGTGCCGTCCACCTGAACAAGGGCTGCTACCGCGGGCAGGAGACGGTCGCGAAGGTGCACAACCTGGGGCATCCGCCTCGCCGGCTGGCGGCGCTGCTGCTGGACGGCAGCGACGTCGTGATGCCCTCGCCGGGTGACACGGTGCTGGCAGGGGATGCCGAGGTCGGCCACATCACATCGGTCGCCATGCATCACGAGGACGGCCCGATCGCCCTGGCCATGCTGTCGCGCCGTGCGCCGGTGGGCGAGCTGGTCGTGCGCACGGGGGAGACGCTGATCGCGGCCGCTCAGCAGGTGATCGTCCCCGCCGACGCAGGTGCCACCGCCGATGTTCCGCGCCTGACGCGCCTGTCACGCCGCCCCGCCGGCGAGGATCCGCGCCACTCCCGCTGACGCGCCCCGACTCGCGCCCTCGCCACGAGACAGGCCCGATCAGGGGCGTGGGGCGACCGCGTGCCACGGCAGGGTGAGCTCGCCCAGTCGCCAGCGTGACTTCGTGCCGTGAACCGGGACGCCTTGCGCCCTGAGCGCCGAGACGGCGGCGAGCCACCGCTGCACCGGACCGAACGTCGACAGCGGTGCTGCCCGCTCCCATTCGCGCTCCAGGGCGGTCAGCAGTGCGTGGATGCGCTCGCCGGGCACGTTGCGGTGGATGAGCGCCTTCGGCAGGCGCTCGGCGATGATGCCCGGACGCTCGAGCCCGGTCAGCCGCAGCGAGATCGTGAACGCCATCGGCTCTCCGTCGCTCGTCACATCCACCCAGCTGGCTACGCGACCGATCTCGTCGCACGTGCCCTCGAACAGCATCCCTCCCGGAGCGAGCCTGGCGGTCACGCGCCGCCACGCGTCCGCGACGTCCGCCTCGTCGTACTGGCGCAGCACGTTCATCGCCCTGATCACTGCGGGGCGTCGGCCGTCCGGCACGGGCACCTCGAAACCGCCGCGCGCGAACGAGACGGGCAGGTCGGCGGCGAACGGCGTTCGGCCCGCCCGCACCTCGTCGAGCTGGGCGCGGGCCGTTGCGACCCGGTCGGGATCCAGCTCGAGGCCCAGCACCTCGGCATCCGCCCTCTCCCGCCGCAGCCTGGTCGCGAGCTCGAACGCGGTGACACCGCTGGCCCCGTACCCGAGATCGATCACGAGCGGGTCGGATGCCCTGCGGAACGCCTCCGACGCGACGATCCACCGGTCGTTCCGCCGCAGCCGATTCGTTCCCGTCGTCCCCCTCGTCGGATTGCCCAGAGGTGCGCTCATCCTTCTATTCTCCCCACTTGTTCCATATCGCTCGCGCCCCACACGTGCAGTCGAGGGCGGAGTGACGTTCCCGGAGCGAGCATCGGGGAGGGACCCGCGAAGCGGGAGGGGCACCCGTTCTGCGAGCGAAGGGAACGTCACGCAGCCCGCCACCCAAAGCCGGAAAAGATAGGCTGGGCCCATGACCCGCACTCTGATTCTTCTGCGTCACGGCCAGAGCGAATGGAACCAGCTCAACCTCTTCACGGGATGGGTGGACGTCCGCCTGACCGATCAGGGCAAGTCCGAGGCACGCCGCGGTGGCGAGCTGCTGGCCGAGTCGGGTCTGCTGCCCGACGTGCTGCACACCTCGCTGCTGAGCCGTGCGATCCAGACCGCGAACATCGCGCTCGACGCGGCCGACCGCCTGTGGATCCCGGTGAAGCGCTCGTGGCGCCTGAACGAGCGTCACTACGGTGCGCTTCAGGGCAAGGACAAGGCGCAGACGCTCGAGGAGTTCGGGCCCGAGCAGTTCCAGCTGTGGCGCCGCTCGTTCGACGTGCCGCCGCCCCCGCTCGACGACGACAGCGAGTTCAGCCAGGTGGGCGACGCGCGCTACGCGGGCATCGACGGCGAGGTGCCCCGCACCGAGTCGCTCAAGCTCGTCATCGACCGCCTGCTGCCGTACTGGAACGACGCGATCGTCCCCGACCTCGATGCGGGCAAGACGGTTCTCGTCACCGCGCACGGCAACTCGCTGCGCGGCCTGGTCAAGCACCTCGAGGGCATCAGTGACGATGACATCGCCGAGCTGAACATCCCCACGGGCATCCCGCTGGTGTACGAGCTCGACGATGACAACGTGCCCACCGGGGCGAGCCGCTACCTCGACCCCGAAGCTGCCGCAGCGGGCGCAGCCGCGGTCGCCGCGCAGGGCAAGAAGTGACGCCGTAGACACCCCCTCACGCCGTCGAGGCCCCCTCTGATCCGAGTGGATCGGAGGGGGCCTCGACCGTCACGGGCGCCGGTGACGGTCGAGCGTCAGGGCGCAGAGGCTCCGGGCGCGGAGGGAGCCGCGCTGGACTGCGCCTCGGCAGCCAGGGCGATGTCCTCCTCCTGCACGGCCCAATCGCCGGTCGCGAGGTACACGACCTTCTTCGCGACGGCGACCGCGTGGTCGGCGAAGCGCTCGTGGTAGCGGCTGGCGAGTGTGGCGTCGACCGTCGCGGTCGCTTCGCCCTTCCAGTTGTCGCTGAGCACCTTCTCGAAAACGCTCGCGTGCAGCTCGTCGACGTCGTCGTCGGCGTTGCGGATGTCGTCCGCGAACCGAAGGTCCTGCGTGCGCAGCAGGTCGGCGAGGGTCCCGGCGATCTGCACGTCGAGCTCTCCCATGCGGCGGAAGGTGCCCTTCAGCCCCTTCGGCACTGCGCGTTCGGGGAAGCGCAGCCGCGCCAGCTGCGCGATGTGCTCGGCCATGTCGCCCATCCGCTCCAGCGATGCGCTCACCCGCAGCGCGGTGATCACGATGCGCAGGTCGCGGGCGACCGGCTGCTGGCGCGCGAGGATCTCGATCGCCTGCTCGTCGAGCGCG
The window above is part of the Microbacterium sp. nov. GSS16 genome. Proteins encoded here:
- the phoU gene encoding phosphate signaling complex protein PhoU → MREVFHQSLEELQSQLAEIADLVTVAIQKATTAFAESDVALAEEVIADDAKIDDLAVALDEQAIEILARQQPVARDLRIVITALRVSASLERMGDMAEHIAQLARLRFPERAVPKGLKGTFRRMGELDVQIAGTLADLLRTQDLRFADDIRNADDDVDELHASVFEKVLSDNWKGEATATVDATLASRYHERFADHAVAVAKKVVYLATGDWAVQEEDIALAAEAQSSAAPSAPGASAP
- a CDS encoding winged helix-turn-helix transcriptional regulator, which translates into the protein MVLVLALTSAPEGDPALPALELLSHGIRRHPLDTTRLLDLPESDVVVVDARGDLVAARAACRLLRTAGGETPVLLVVTEGGLSAIASDWGFDDVLLCTAGPAEIDARLRLALARADAVAPAHVQASGITIDEQSYSAKLHGRPLDLTYKEFQLLHFLATHPSRVFTREQLLSDVWGYDYFGGTRTVDVHVRRLRAKLGDAEQVIGTVRNVGYRFNLHDEPAAVAD
- the ygfZ gene encoding CAF17-like 4Fe-4S cluster assembly/insertion protein YgfZ gives rise to the protein MGAFDDLPGAVREGELIAHFGNPLVEQRRLASGEALAPLTDRVLIEVAGVDRLTWLDSITSQSVARLHAGDSTELLVLDPQGRVEYAAGVLDDGSSVWLIADDGDAEKLTAWLSRMVFRSRVAVTPRPDALLVGFFAGGAAEARVTASAPHGVPLIWRDPWARVQPGGHQYAAEAGHPAADYAWGIAVVDDARSLTGPFAGALAAEALRVAAWRPRWAREVDDRSIPHEADWIRSAVHLNKGCYRGQETVAKVHNLGHPPRRLAALLLDGSDVVMPSPGDTVLAGDAEVGHITSVAMHHEDGPIALAMLSRRAPVGELVVRTGETLIAAAQQVIVPADAGATADVPRLTRLSRRPAGEDPRHSR
- a CDS encoding FABP family protein, with product MIELPTDLPADLAPLSWLLGVWEGTGVIEYTAGEQRYQGEFSHRVSFSHDGGPFLNYAASASFLGAEGADEPVALLAETGFWRLAQPRTDADPGPALLPPTAQSQPRTVDDVEALRTDDGFPLEVSVTHSDGTLELYLGRIAGPRIDIATDAVVRPAGSKPYSAATRMYGLVDGHLLWAWDITALGEKLKSHASARLAKV
- a CDS encoding class I SAM-dependent methyltransferase, producing the protein MSAPLGNPTRGTTGTNRLRRNDRWIVASEAFRRASDPLVIDLGYGASGVTAFELATRLRRERADAEVLGLELDPDRVATARAQLDEVRAGRTPFAADLPVSFARGGFEVPVPDGRRPAVIRAMNVLRQYDEADVADAWRRVTARLAPGGMLFEGTCDEIGRVASWVDVTSDGEPMAFTISLRLTGLERPGIIAERLPKALIHRNVPGERIHALLTALEREWERAAPLSTFGPVQRWLAAVSALRAQGVPVHGTKSRWRLGELTLPWHAVAPRP
- a CDS encoding phosphoglyceromutase, coding for MTRTLILLRHGQSEWNQLNLFTGWVDVRLTDQGKSEARRGGELLAESGLLPDVLHTSLLSRAIQTANIALDAADRLWIPVKRSWRLNERHYGALQGKDKAQTLEEFGPEQFQLWRRSFDVPPPPLDDDSEFSQVGDARYAGIDGEVPRTESLKLVIDRLLPYWNDAIVPDLDAGKTVLVTAHGNSLRGLVKHLEGISDDDIAELNIPTGIPLVYELDDDNVPTGASRYLDPEAAAAGAAAVAAQGKK